TTTACCGACGCCTGTTCCCGCTTCAAACACACCCACGGCGTTGTCGTTGAACGCGCGGCTGATTTCAGCAAGCAGCGCAATCTGCGTCGGACGCTCCTCAAAATAGTCGGACTGCGCTTCAAGCGGTCCGCCGCCTGAAATGAACAGACACGCCTCATCAGGGTCGAGTTTTTTTATTACCGCGGGTTTGACCGGTTCCACCACCGCGTATACCGAAGTAACGTCGTTATCGATAATATAAAAGCCTTGCGCGTTTTCAGCCGCACGGGAAGCGATCGCCAAATCCGCGTCGGACGGTTTCAGAACGCCGGAAGGATGATTGTGAATCAGCACGTGTGCCTGCCGGGCCTGCTCGAACTGAACGGGAACGGCACTGTCGTGACCGCGGGCGGCGGCGCTGACGGAAACGACGATTCCTTCGGAATTGATCTTACCGGCAAAAAAAACTTCGTTCCCGCCCGCTTCCGCAATCGCCGCGGACATTTCGCCGCACACGGCCTGTGTAAAACGTTCAGAACTATTCATACGCACTTCCGGGCCGGTGCTTCGCGTACGGGTACAACGGCATATTTAAAATAAAAAAGGGCTGAATATCATCAGCCCTTTTGTCATCTCCTAGGGGAATTGAACCCCTGTTGTCGGGATGAAAACCCGATGTCCTAACCACTAGACGAAGGAGACATACGCGACGTTTGACAATATACCAGATGATAAAAAAAACGTCAAGTATTTTCATTATAAAATTCACATATTCATATCGAATTTTTCAACCAGTTTCGCGTGCAGCCGCCGGCAATCTTCGTCGTCCAATCCGAGTTTATTCGCCGTGTCCAGATCCGCCATAGCTCCCGCGTAGTCCGCAAGTTCGTATTTCGCCAGCGCGCGGCGGTAATACACGTGCGACTGGAATTCGTTGAACGTAAGCGATTGGGTAAAAAAATCAACGGCTTTTTTATGTTCGCCCAAAATGCCGTACACGATCCCCATATAATACAGCGAACGGAAATTTTCGGGCTGACACGCCACGCTTTCCGTAAAATCACGCAGCGCCTCGTCATATTTGCTTTGTGCAAAATACGCCATTCCCCGATGCTTGTAAATGACCGATAAAATAATCCGATTCGGTTCGGGTTTCGATTCGATGATGCGCGTATAAATCAACACGGCGGTGTCCAAATCCCCCGTATTGTGCGCGTGGATCGCTTCAAGCAGCAAATCGTCTATAGTACCGCGCACGTACGGAGACGGCGGCGGCGCTGACGCCTGAACGGGCGACTCGTAATCGGGAGCGGTTTCCCGCGTGATTTTATCCGCTTTTTCGTAAAAGGAATTCCGTCTGCAATCTATTTCACGATTCAGTTTGTTCTGATAATCACGAATTTCCTGAAAGATAATATCGGCAAGGCTTAAACTCGCGTTCATTGAAGCAAGCTTCCGTTTCAGCGGCAGGTCGAACGGAGAAAACTCCGATTTATACACCAACTCGTGTTCAACTTCCGCCCACGCGTCCTGCAAAATGGTCCGAATCTGAATTTCACACACACATTCGTCCGGCAGCGGGAACCCGCCGGAAGCCGCGGCGTCGGTAATTTCATCGGGAAGCGCAATGAGCACGTGTACCGACTCGTACCCGAATTCCTTAAACGTCAAGTCGGCGCCTTTGCGCTCGATTTCACGCACGTCGAACATTTGCACTATTTGCTGCTCGACGAGCGAAAGATCTTCCAAAAACGCACAAATCACGCGAATCCCCATTAAATCGGTCAGCACCGGAAGCCCGCCGCCGCCGAGCGACGCGGGCTTTATACGAAGCAGCTTCCGATAATAGCTGTTAAAATCTTTTACGCGGGATTTGAACGTCGGACAGGACGACAGGGAAATGGAATCCTTCAGCTGCAATTCGATCGAATCAAGCACGGATTCGAGCGTCGGCCGATAAGATTTATACAGGTTTTCAAGGGCGCTTCTATTCGGAAGTATCTGCATAACTTTTATTCCTATAATGCTGTAATATATACCGAAGAACTACAGTATAGCACCGATTCCGGTCTTAGACAATAAAAAACCGTCTGCGGCACACGGCAGACGGTTTCAAAAGAACATTCAGATCATCTGCAAAAATCGGTACGGACGTATCGATTCTTGCAAATTAAATTATTCGGCAGTTGTAGTGGTCAAGCTGGAAGTAAAGCTGTCTTCCTGCGCCTGTTTAGCCTGTTCCAGGAAACGATTGACCTGCTTGTTACCGAAACGCGTCATTTCAGCATTCTGCTTCTGCGCTTCTTTTGTGGTAATGATTCCCCACAAATCTTCATCGGCAATGTCGCGATCGGTTGTCAGCATGGCTTTGTCGTAGATGATTTTAACATCTTTGAAATAACCGATGAACGTTTCCCCGGCGTTCATGGCGTCGCGGGAAATCTGAAATCCGGTAAACTTCACGAACGGCAGTCCGCGCGGATAAATCGGGTATACGCGGATTTCACGGGTACGGATTTCATTGATATAAGCCGGATTGTTCCATTTCATTTCTTTCCAGCCGTCGAAATTCAAATCACCCATCAGATAACGGCGTTCAATTCCGTCGGTATCTTTCAGCATAACGTACAATTTATGGGGGAAGTTCATTCCCATCGTCGTAACTGACAAGGACTTAATGGTTCCGACGTTCTTTACGACACCGTAACCGTCTTCAAACAGCGTTTTTCCGCTTGCTTTTTCTTCCGCAGTAGGAGTCTGGCGGGTACCCGTATCGTCGGCGGTAGACAAAGGTTCATATGCGGGGATATCGAACGCCGGTACGATTTTTGCGTTTGAGTTGACGGACATGGCGGGGAATTCAATGCGAACACCCATAACCTCTTTGCCGGCAAACGGTACCGTCGCGGAATCTTTCACCGGTGCGGGTTTGACCTGAGACAGGGCAAGACTGGTAACGCTGCGCGCGGAAGAATTCAATGAAACTTCCCAGTTGGACAACGCCAGCGAAGTTTTCATAAGCGACTTCTGATCGTCGGTGAACGTCGCCCCGGCGGTAACAGAATAATCCATTACAGTACGGCTGTTCTGAGTCGGATTGCCGTTGTCATCGGCAATAATATCAGCATTCAACAATGTAAAATCAATAATTGTTGCTTCATCACCAAATGCAAACGCTCCAACGAGCAACATAACCGCTGCAAATAAAATGAAAGTCCTCTTCATTCGAAGCTCCTTATAATACACTATATGTAGCCTTGTATACTTATAAAGTATCTCTCAAGATAGCTTTTTTGTCAACGCTTTTTTTTCCGGTTTAATTGTTTTTTGTAAAAAACTGTCAATTTCCGGACACATCTTCATAAACCCGTTTCCCGTCGATAAAAAGTTCGACCGTTTTTATCCGGGGAAAATTTTTCAGCACGTTCAGCGTAAAAACGTCGGTTCCGTCTTTTATGGAAGAAACGACGCCGCCGGCCTGCAGCGCCTGCGCGGACAGATCCACATACAACACGCCGCCGCGGACGAAGCAGGACTGCACCTGAGTTCCGGGCACGAACAGCGGACGGAAGCGATGCGTGAGCGGACCGAGCAGTATGTCTTCCACAAAAAAGCGGACACCGCTCTCGGCGGAAAAATCCGGTTCAACGGACGAAGGCATGTATCGAATCTCCGTAAACACGCCCGGTTCATCCAACGATTCAAAATAACAGATCCGGCGCGAGCCGTCACTCCGTACGAGAAAAAAAACGAGCGACACTGCAAACGCAGCGGCGATTCCGAGCGCGGCGATAGAGTCCGCGCGTGTAAAACGGTAATTACGTATCTGTATCATTGCGTACCGGTAAAACCTCTTGAGCGTTCAAAATGCGTTACAAACGCAGCGAGTCCATTATATATCCCAACGGCAATTTTACGCAAGTACTCCGGATCGGCAAGCAGCGCCGCTTCCTTTTCATTGGTAATAAAACCGGTTTCAACCAGTACGCTCGGCATGTTCGCGTTGCGGACGACGAACCATTCTTCGGCCTTGATACCGCGCGAAGAACTTTTATCTCCTATCTGCGCACCGAGCCCGTCCATAATGAATTTGGCGATAAGAATACTTTCAGTCGTATATTCTTCTTCCATCATGGAATTCAGTATCGGAAGCAGCGCTTCGTCTTCGGCGGCATCCGATGCGATTACCGTGCGCCGGAAACCGGGACTCAGATACCACACTTCGTAACCGGACGCTTTTTTGTCGAGCGAAGCGTTCGCGTGAATGGAAACATACAGAATCGCTTCATGAGGCTCCAGCTGCACCGAATTGGCTATATCGACGCGCTGTTCGAGCGAAAGCGTCGTGTCAGTGGAGCGGGTCAGCATGATTTTCTTGTCGGGATATGCGGCTTTCAATTTTTCGGCAAGCATGGTCGACACGCGGAGCGTAACGTCTTTTTCTTTCAGCGTTATTTTTCTTCCATTAATTGTATGCGTATCCAGCGCGCCGGGATCCCTGCCGCCGTGCCCCGGATCGATCAGAATCGCACCGATACGGTAAAATACTTCGGGCACTTCGGAAGCGAACAATTCCGAAACGGCGGCAAGAAAAGCCTGCGTAACGTATACGCCGCCGTCCCGTTTTTGCGGCGCGTCAGTAACGGCGAACCGGTTGTAATCAAGAAGCACGAGAGGATCGCCCGCGTGAAAGGACAGCTGATGTCCGTTTTTTTCGAGCAATCCGCTGCCTGAAAGCGGATCCCAATACAAGGACGCGCCCGTCTGCAGCGCCGCATCCTGCAAACGCACGGACGCAGTCTGAGCCGAAAGCAACGGCAGCAACAGCGCGGCGCACAGCAGCGTACCGGCGTACCGTTTTATCATAGCGGTGCTCCGGCAGCCGACCGGTGAACGCCGGCCGAATCCGCGGCGTACAGCATTCCCTGCAAGCCGCCGCGCACGCACGCACGCCAAAACATGGATTCCGGTACGCCGGCCGCCGAATCGGGGCCGGATTCGGAAATCATTTTATCGAACGATTCCGCCGACTGCCGGATCGTACGGTAACTCCAATCGCGCACCGTATCGGCGACCGGCAGCAAGCACGCGGGAATATGAGCCGATACGGGATACCGTACGGCGGTATGCTCGGCGTCCGAACGGCCGAGAAACGAATCGAACGCAGCGGAAACGGCGGAATCGAGCGGAAACGCAGCCGGCGGATATCCGTCTTCGCCGGCACAGACCGTCCGCCCGGCCAAAAAAGCGTCGGTAGCCGGATTATCCGCTTCCAGTCTGAGCACGATGCACCGAACGGCGTGTTCCGCTGCGGAAACCGCTTCGGTACGGTCTGCGGAAACGGCAATAACGTTTCCGCATTTTTCAACGTTGTTGTGCGGAAAGACCACCGCAGCACCGGCAGCAAAGCGCGGCAATACGTCGCGGACACCGGGTACGGAAGCGGCCTCGGACAATCCGCAGACGGCGGCTACCGTTCCCGGAACGGAAATCCACGCCCGTTCGGCACAGATCCGGGCGGACGGCACTTCATACAAATCGAACGGCGCCGCACCCGAAACGCCCGCGCGCAGCGAAAGCGGCTGCCGGTGAGCCAAAAGCCACGCCGGTTCTTTTCCCGCCGCGATAAGTTCGGCCTGTTCCGTAAGCGGACAGTCGGAAGCGTACGGATAAGTCCAGCCGGACATGTATCCGCCTGAAAGCCGTGCGGCGATTTCACCGATCATCGGCCCTTTGCGGGTCAGTTTTATATCGGCCTTCGCCGCTCCGCAAGTCAGCCCGAGTGCCTGAATGCCGCGGGCAAACGCGGCGATCAACTCGAGACGGTCTTTTTCACTCACCGTCGTGGGCATCGTATGCCCCGTTTCGATAAAGTACGGCGGATAAAAAATGTGTCTGTCGGCAAAACCGCAAACCGTTACCGTTCCGTCGTACACGAGCGCGTCGATCGAAAATTCGGGACCGTTCATATAATCTTCAAGAATGGCGCGTCCGCTGCGGGAGTTTTCCATCGCGGCGCGCAGCGCAGGCTCGAGTTCGTCCCGTGCCCGGATCAGCCGGCAGCCCCTGCCACCCATGTTGTCAACCGGTTTTACGACGAGCGGAAACAGCAGCGCGCCCAGCCGATCGGCGGTCAGACACACCGAATCGAAAGACGCTTCGTCAACCTGCATAAAATGAGGCGACGGCACGCCGTGCGTTTTGAAACAGCCGCGCATCCTTATTTTATCGCTCGCGTTGAGCGCCGCTTCAACCGAATGGGCGGCAAATCCGCACGCGGCGGACGCATACGACACCGCCGCCGAAAAATCGGTTCCGGCGGTAAAGACGGCGGTCAGACCGTCCTTTTCTTTCAGTTCAAGCGCGAGATCGCGGATTGCGTCGCGATTTTTCAAATCGATCGGCTCGAAGCGATCGGCGAGCGGCACGCACAGCGCGGCCGGATTCGCGTCGACGAGCGTTACTTTATACCCGAGTGAACGGGCGGCTTCTATCGCCGGGCGCTGCATCAGACCGGCGCCGAGTATCAGAATATGTCCGTTATACGATTTCATACGAGCCTCATTTTTTCACACAATATAATTCAAACGTATCTCCGAGTCTGCAAAAACGACTGAAGCAGGAAAGCAGCGAATGAAGCGGCGAATGCGGCGTCATCCCGTGCTTTTGCGCCGCCGGAAAGCGTTCCGCGTGGTGTCCGGTCGAAATACATTTCAAAGTCCTGAATCCGTACCGTTTCAGAATATCCGCGGCGCGTCCGGGTTCCCACAACGTATAATGATCCGCAGGACTCCGCGCAAAAAACGATTCGGGCGAATATTTTGCCGAAACACCCGACGCCGACGGCGTTGAAAACGCGAAAATGCCGCCTTTTTTCAGCATGCCCGAAACGGCTTTAAGCACCGAATCAAGATCCGTAAAATGCTCGATGACGTACCACATCGTAATCGCGTCGAACTGCCCGACTCCGAATTCAACGGCAGGGTCGAAGTCGGGAAACGGGGCGCAAACGGCCGGATACCGCAAAATGTTCTGCACATATTCGATCGCCTCACCGGAAATATCCGTACCGTACACCTGCCAGCCCGCGTCGGAAGCTGCGTCCAAAAACGGCCCCATCGCGCAGCCGATATCCAAAACCGACGGAGTAAGCGCGGAACTCTTCCTGATTTTACCGCCGGTATGCGTCCGCATCCAAAACAAAGCGTCGATGACGGACATTCTGCGCACGCACTGCGCTTTTATGGAAGTAAAATCTTCAAGATAGGTCTTTCCGTACTGTTTTTTATAATCGTCAAAAAAATACGCCGCGCCGTATTCGGTCTGCGCGGCATCTACCGTCCACGACATATACAGCATACCGCATTTCGCGCATCTGCGGAACGTCCGCTCCGCAGTACGCGCCGCTATCGGATCGGGTACGTTTTCACGGCCCGATACGGTACCGCAGACAGGGCACGTATTGCGCCGGCCGCGCGCCAATTTGAGCACGAACGAATCGAGCGTATCCGTTTCAACGGCTGCGGCGCGAACGAGCGGCGATTCGGGATACAGCAGCTCAGGTTTCAGCAGCAAACCGTTCACGGCGTTTGCGTTCAGCGCGTCCTGCGCCAGTACTTGAAATCCGTATTTCTGCGCCAACACGACGTGCAGCGAAGACGTGCCGAGCAGCACGACGCCGCAGCCGGCGGCAACCGCTTCAAACGCGGTAAACCCGTAATGCGTTACGACGACATCGTACAAATACAGTTTTTCCCGCAAATTGGAAATGGGCGGCACAAACCTGATATTTTTCTGCAGCGATTCGGGTATTTTGGCTCTGACCGCCGCCGGATCCGCAACCACCGCCGTAACGCTCTTTCCGTTTTCCGCAAACGCGATTGCGGCGGGAACGGTCAATCCGGCGGGGTCTTCTCCGCCTGCGGAAACGAGCACTTTATCACCGAGCGTGGGCGGGAACGTCCGTTCCGCGCCGCCGCATTCCGGTTTTCGGTTTTTCGGAAGCGGAATAAATCCGCTGTTGCACAGATTCGCTTCGCGGCTCAATTTATACGACGGGATGATGTCCAGCAGATAGTCGCAGTATCCCGTAAAGGAGCCGCCCTCGTCGATAGCGGCGACGGGCGCCGCAGCATACAGCTGCTGAGCAAGGCTTCGATCGAGCGAAAAACGGTCGGTTACGATAAGACTGTATTCGCCCGGCGCCGGCAGCGTGTCCAAAATCTGCCAACTTTCAAGCCCGTTGCGCTTCGCTTCTTCCAGCAAATCGGACGTTTCAGCCAAATCCGCCGAAGCGGGAATATACAGATCGGCGCCGGTTTTGAGCGCGATATCGATGCAACGCCGCAAATGTCCGGTACCGCAGCCTTTTTTGACGGAAGGCACGCACAGCACCGGATCCGTTACGGCGGCGGTCGCGCAGGCCGCGCAGATTTCCTCCGCAGCGTACGGCTTACGCACCGTTTTTGATCCGGAAACAGCGCGTACGATCCGCAGCGCCCGCCGGTAATCGGCGTACGAGTCGACCGTCGTTCTGTAAACGGGATGATTCCACGCAGACGGCGCCGTAAGCAGCACCGCCGCAAAGTTTTCCGGATGTTTGTACAGCGCGGGGCCGACGTGTTCGTGATCGTACGGATCGGAGGTCATGCCGCACGCTTCTATCAGCGAGCGGGCGTTTATCAGTTCCACGCCGCTGCCGTGCGGCAATCCCGTCCAGGTGATGTAGTCGCACGGATGTTTTTTCATTTCGTCTACGAGCGCGCGGGCCGCCTCGTAAAAAAGGAACGGATTGTCTCCGGTCGCCCGTACGATCGTGTCCGACGGCAGCACGCAGTCGGCGCGGACGGCGACTTGACAGAAACGGTCGAGCACGTCGTCCCGTGAACCGGCAAAGCACTCCCACCCGCACTCGCGCGCGACGTTCTGCAATTCGCTTTCGGAATCGGCGTCCGTGGCAAGAATATACCGATCCGCCGGCACCTGTTTCATCGCTTCGAGCGTCCAAGCGATAAGCGGCTTTCCGCCGAGCGGAAGCAGCGCTTTGCGCGGCAAACGGGAAGAGGATAATCTGCACTGCACGATGATGATAATCATAATTGGACTGTCTCCCACGTTCGGATAAGCGTATTCATATCCATTTGGAATCTGTATTTATTATGCGACACCCAGCGGCGCGCGTCGGTAAACTGCCGGTACGAGTCGGCGAATCCGAACGAAGATCGCCGCTGATAACCGAAAAATTTGCTGATCGGAATATAACCGTAATCCGTTTTCAGCCGCGGCGCGAGATTTTTCAAAAAGAACCGCAATTGGTACTGATCAGGCGTGGCGTCTTCCACGGGAATTTCATCGTCGTACGCAATTTGGAACACCGGCGAAACGAGCAATTGTTCGCCCCACAGCCACGCGCGGACGGAAAAATCGAGATTCTGCCAATACGGGGAACGGATGGTATAATCGTATCCGCCCAAGCGTACGAATTTTTCATGATGATACAAGCCCATAAAGTCGAACGGATATAAAGTCCGGCTTTTTTCCGTGATCGAAGCGGAACTGAGCGGCTTGAACACGCCGTTTTCCACCGACGGACTGAATTTGACCGGCAGCGGTTGGAGCCGAGGCGTCATGAGACGCGGCGCAACGCACAAAACATCGGATGAAACGAGACGCCGGGCAAGATGCGGCGTAATGAGCGACGACGACAGCCGCACCGTATCGCGGATCACGAGCACGTAGCCGCCGTCAAGTTCTCCCATACCGATATTGATCATGTCGCCGACGGTAACCGGTTCCAACGGCACGATAAATTTAACGGACGGAAAACGCTGCGCCAAATCTTCTATATTGTAATTATCCGCGGAATTTTCTATCGAAACGATCGATGCGAATCCCAAACGTACGAGCGTTTCAAGAATTCTGCCGCGGTAATGACTGCCGCTGCTCGAATTGAGCAGGATAACAGAAAGCGGAAGTCGTATTTGAGAGGCGTCGCCGGTAAGGTTCGCCGCGGCTGCGTCTTCGGCACCGCCGAGAACCGTCCGCCGCACCTGTCGTTCGTTAAAAATTAAAGGTATAGTATTCATCGCACGCCTTGCATTTGTCAGTATACACCATATCTTTCCCCCGATTCCAGACGTTTTCGAGCGAATCGGCGAACACGTTGCCGCAAATTCCGTCGAACAGATATTCGCGGCACATCGGAACGCTGCCGTCCGCAAGAATCACCATGTCGCGCCGCTGATGCCAGCACGGATTGCGCACGAGCGGAGACAGATCCGCGACTTTCAGGTTGCGCAGCGTACCGGCAAAATCGTCGTATTTTTGTATGATTAGGCCGCCCGATTCTTTTCTGCCGCGGTAAAACGTTTCAAGCTGCGCTTCGTTCACCGTCGTGCGGACGAACTGCGCGTACACGCTGCGCGGAAAATACCGTTCAAGCACGGATACCGCGTCGAGCGCTTTCCCGTACCGAACGGGCATCGTCCGCGTACCCGCGCCGCGCATGGCGGCGTACATCGATTCGTCGGCGGCGTCCAGCGACACGA
This sequence is a window from Treponema brennaborense DSM 12168. Protein-coding genes within it:
- a CDS encoding cytidylyltransferase domain-containing protein produces the protein MIIIIVQCRLSSSRLPRKALLPLGGKPLIAWTLEAMKQVPADRYILATDADSESELQNVARECGWECFAGSRDDVLDRFCQVAVRADCVLPSDTIVRATGDNPFLFYEAARALVDEMKKHPCDYITWTGLPHGSGVELINARSLIEACGMTSDPYDHEHVGPALYKHPENFAAVLLTAPSAWNHPVYRTTVDSYADYRRALRIVRAVSGSKTVRKPYAAEEICAACATAAVTDPVLCVPSVKKGCGTGHLRRCIDIALKTGADLYIPASADLAETSDLLEEAKRNGLESWQILDTLPAPGEYSLIVTDRFSLDRSLAQQLYAAAPVAAIDEGGSFTGYCDYLLDIIPSYKLSREANLCNSGFIPLPKNRKPECGGAERTFPPTLGDKVLVSAGGEDPAGLTVPAAIAFAENGKSVTAVVADPAAVRAKIPESLQKNIRFVPPISNLREKLYLYDVVVTHYGFTAFEAVAAGCGVVLLGTSSLHVVLAQKYGFQVLAQDALNANAVNGLLLKPELLYPESPLVRAAAVETDTLDSFVLKLARGRRNTCPVCGTVSGRENVPDPIAARTAERTFRRCAKCGMLYMSWTVDAAQTEYGAAYFFDDYKKQYGKTYLEDFTSIKAQCVRRMSVIDALFWMRTHTGGKIRKSSALTPSVLDIGCAMGPFLDAASDAGWQVYGTDISGEAIEYVQNILRYPAVCAPFPDFDPAVEFGVGQFDAITMWYVIEHFTDLDSVLKAVSGMLKKGGIFAFSTPSASGVSAKYSPESFFARSPADHYTLWEPGRAADILKRYGFRTLKCISTGHHAERFPAAQKHGMTPHSPLHSLLSCFSRFCRLGDTFELYCVKK
- a CDS encoding flagellar filament outer layer protein FlaA, with the translated sequence MKRTFILFAAVMLLVGAFAFGDEATIIDFTLLNADIIADDNGNPTQNSRTVMDYSVTAGATFTDDQKSLMKTSLALSNWEVSLNSSARSVTSLALSQVKPAPVKDSATVPFAGKEVMGVRIEFPAMSVNSNAKIVPAFDIPAYEPLSTADDTGTRQTPTAEEKASGKTLFEDGYGVVKNVGTIKSLSVTTMGMNFPHKLYVMLKDTDGIERRYLMGDLNFDGWKEMKWNNPAYINEIRTREIRVYPIYPRGLPFVKFTGFQISRDAMNAGETFIGYFKDVKIIYDKAMLTTDRDIADEDLWGIITTKEAQKQNAEMTRFGNKQVNRFLEQAKQAQEDSFTSSLTTTTAE
- a CDS encoding ATP-grasp domain-containing protein, with translation MKSYNGHILILGAGLMQRPAIEAARSLGYKVTLVDANPAALCVPLADRFEPIDLKNRDAIRDLALELKEKDGLTAVFTAGTDFSAAVSYASAACGFAAHSVEAALNASDKIRMRGCFKTHGVPSPHFMQVDEASFDSVCLTADRLGALLFPLVVKPVDNMGGRGCRLIRARDELEPALRAAMENSRSGRAILEDYMNGPEFSIDALVYDGTVTVCGFADRHIFYPPYFIETGHTMPTTVSEKDRLELIAAFARGIQALGLTCGAAKADIKLTRKGPMIGEIAARLSGGYMSGWTYPYASDCPLTEQAELIAAGKEPAWLLAHRQPLSLRAGVSGAAPFDLYEVPSARICAERAWISVPGTVAAVCGLSEAASVPGVRDVLPRFAAGAAVVFPHNNVEKCGNVIAVSADRTEAVSAAEHAVRCIVLRLEADNPATDAFLAGRTVCAGEDGYPPAAFPLDSAVSAAFDSFLGRSDAEHTAVRYPVSAHIPACLLPVADTVRDWSYRTIRQSAESFDKMISESGPDSAAGVPESMFWRACVRGGLQGMLYAADSAGVHRSAAGAPL
- a CDS encoding GerMN domain-containing protein yields the protein MIQIRNYRFTRADSIAALGIAAAFAVSLVFFLVRSDGSRRICYFESLDEPGVFTEIRYMPSSVEPDFSAESGVRFFVEDILLGPLTHRFRPLFVPGTQVQSCFVRGGVLYVDLSAQALQAGGVVSSIKDGTDVFTLNVLKNFPRIKTVELFIDGKRVYEDVSGN
- a CDS encoding N-acetylmuramoyl-L-alanine amidase yields the protein MIKRYAGTLLCAALLLPLLSAQTASVRLQDAALQTGASLYWDPLSGSGLLEKNGHQLSFHAGDPLVLLDYNRFAVTDAPQKRDGGVYVTQAFLAAVSELFASEVPEVFYRIGAILIDPGHGGRDPGALDTHTINGRKITLKEKDVTLRVSTMLAEKLKAAYPDKKIMLTRSTDTTLSLEQRVDIANSVQLEPHEAILYVSIHANASLDKKASGYEVWYLSPGFRRTVIASDAAEDEALLPILNSMMEEEYTTESILIAKFIMDGLGAQIGDKSSSRGIKAEEWFVVRNANMPSVLVETGFITNEKEAALLADPEYLRKIAVGIYNGLAAFVTHFERSRGFTGTQ
- a CDS encoding tetratricopeptide repeat protein — its product is MQILPNRSALENLYKSYRPTLESVLDSIELQLKDSISLSSCPTFKSRVKDFNSYYRKLLRIKPASLGGGGLPVLTDLMGIRVICAFLEDLSLVEQQIVQMFDVREIERKGADLTFKEFGYESVHVLIALPDEITDAAASGGFPLPDECVCEIQIRTILQDAWAEVEHELVYKSEFSPFDLPLKRKLASMNASLSLADIIFQEIRDYQNKLNREIDCRRNSFYEKADKITRETAPDYESPVQASAPPPSPYVRGTIDDLLLEAIHAHNTGDLDTAVLIYTRIIESKPEPNRIILSVIYKHRGMAYFAQSKYDEALRDFTESVACQPENFRSLYYMGIVYGILGEHKKAVDFFTQSLTFNEFQSHVYYRRALAKYELADYAGAMADLDTANKLGLDDEDCRRLHAKLVEKFDMNM